A window of Bacillus toyonensis BCT-7112 genomic DNA:
TTGTTCATTATTTCTATTCTTTTAAATGTAGTAATAATGATTACGAAAAGCATGCCGCTAATTGTGGTATATATGTTTACTCCTGCAATTTCTTCTATTCTAACTCGTATCATACTGCGAGAAGGCTTTAAAGATGTATCTTTTAGTCTAGATAACTTAAAGATATGGAAGGGGATTGCTTTGGCCCTGATAATACCTATGATAATATGTGGAATTACATATTCGATTGCCTGGTTTAGCGGATTTGCGAGGTTTCAGCTCCCACAAGGTGGTATGCTAGAACCTATCTACAATATACTTGGACTTCAGTATCTACCGATACCATTACGTTTCATTTTTATAGTAGTATTGAGCGGAATTTTAGGAAGCTTGCTTAACTTAATCCCAGTTATGGGAGAAGAGATGGGTTGGCGGGGTTATATGCTCACAAGGCTAGTCGATGCGGAATTTTCACATCCAATCCTTATTGGTGGATTAATATGGGCAACATGGCATGTCCCAATTGTTATTGTTGGTCTATATGTAGAGGGAACATCTGTCTTTCACTCTGTACTTGGCATCTATTTTTGTATTGTACCATTCAGTTATATTACAGCTTATTTACGACTTATCACAGGTAGTGTTTGGCCGTCGGTTATCATCCACACCACTTGGAATGCTATTATTCAAGGGCCTTTTGCACGTGCAACTACAGGATATCAATTAGAGATTTGGATTGGAGAATCTGGCTTGATAACCGCTCTTATTATTTCGATTACTGCAATAATTGTGTATCGGATCATAAGGTTTACTAAACATGTATAACTTTGAAATAAAAGTATGATATTTAAAAAATGTAATTTTGTTACTTTTAATTGAGCATTCACAGCATGGGATAGATTAGGAGAGTCCTCAACCCATATTTTAAAATCTTGAGTAAATGAATCCGTCTCGCTCCAAACATAATTATGTTTGGAGCGAGACGGATTCTTATATGAGAACTAATCGTAATATCAAATCACATTTTTTTACTTCAAGGACATATAGAAAAGAGAAGATATCTCATCTTTTGAAATGTAGTAGCTAATTTAGATGTGAATAGATTTAGAATTATTTATAAAATCATGAAATCTAGAAATACCAATTACCATGTTACGAAAGACGAATTAAGAGAGGATACTTGGATAATGCAACTCTCCCTATTGTGAAGCAATAAAGAAAAAGCGTATAATATTATAGTTATCCCATTTTTGGGAGCGACCCGCGAATGATAAATAAGATTGTTGTTTTATCATCGCTTCTAAACATATATACAATGAAAGTAACACTGGAATACAGATAGGGAGTTATACAATGAAATTAATTATTGCCGAGAAACCAGATCAAGGTTTGGCTCTTGTTTCACAGTTTAAATATCGCCGAAAAGATGGATATTTAGAAGTAGAAGCAAATGAGTTATTTCCAAATGGAGCGTACTGTACATGGGCAATTGGTCATTTGACGCAGTTATGTAATCCAGAACATTATCATGCGGAGTGGAAAAAATGGTCACTTAATACGTTACCGATGATTCCAGAACGTTTTCAATTTGAAGTAACAAAGTCAAAATATAAGCAATTTAATGTAGTGAAACAGCTGTTACATAATCCGGGGGTAACAGAAATTATTCACGCAGGCGATGCTGGGCGCGAAGGGGAATTAATTGTACGAAACATTATTAATCTTTGTAACGTGCAAAAGCCGATGAAACGTCTTTGGATTTCATCTTTAACGAAGCAAGCCATTTATCAAGGATTTAAAAATTTACTAGATGAAGCAGATACGATTAATACGTATTACGAAGCATATACAAGATCTTGCGCCGACTGGGTTGTTGGTATGAATGCATCGCGTGTTTTTAGCATTTTGCTAAAGAAAAAGGGAATGAATGATGTGTTTTCCGCCGGACGTGTACAAACACCGACACTCGCATTAATCGTAAAGCGTGAGAAAGAAATTGAAGACTTTAAGTCAGAGCCGTTTTGGGAAGTGTTCGCAACCTTTAATATTGAAGGGAAGAAATATGATGGGAAATGGGAGAAGGATAATGAATCCCGCTTAAAAGACCCTGATATGGCGAATAAAATTGCGGCTTTTTGTCAAGGGAAACCGGCAGAAGTGAAAGAAATGAAAACGGAGCGTAAAGAGTTTCAGCCGCCGCTTTTATTTAATTTATCAGCACTGCAAGCGACAGCAAATAAAGCTTTTAAATTTTCGCCGAAAAAGACGCTTGATATAACGCAAGCACTATATCAAAAAGGGATAGTTTCTTATCCACGTTCGGATTCTAACTATGTTACACAAGGAGAAGCAGCGACGTTCCCTGATATTTTACAGAAATTAAGTCAGTTTGATGAATATAAAGGTTTATTACCGGCTCCGGTTGAATCGATTATGAACAATAAGCGTTATGTGAATGAAAAGAAAGTTACAGATCACTACGCAATTATACCGACAGAACAAGTTACCAATCCAAGCAAATTATCAGGCGATGAAAAGAAAATTTACGATATGATCGTAAGACGACTTATTGCGGCGCATTATGAAGTAGCAATCTTTGACTACACAACAATTACAACTCTTGTAGACGAACGTGCTGCGTTCATTTCGAAAGGAAAACAGCAAATACAAGAAGGTTGGCGTAAAGTTATTTTCCAAGACGATAAAGATGACGAAACGATTCTTCCAATTGTAGCTGAAGGTGACCAAGGAAAAGTTGTAAAGGTGAAAGTGAAAGAAGGAAAAACACAGCCACCGAAGCGTTATACAGAAGGACAACTTATTACGTTAATGAAAACGGCAGGTAAGTATTTAGAGAATGAAGAGCTGGAGAAAGTATTAAAGAAAACAGAAGGTTTAGGTACGGAAGCGACTCGTGCCGGCATCATTACGATGCTGAAAGACCGTAAATATATAGATGTGCAGAAAAACCAAGTGTATGCGACTGATAAGGGAAAAGTATTAATTACAGCAATCGGCGACAAAATACTAGCTTCACCGGAAATGACTGCAAAATGGGAACAACGTCTTGCAGAGATCGGAGAAGGTACCGCTTCACCAGCTACATTTATGGAACAAACGAAAAAGCTATCAGCTAAAATTATTGAAGATGCGGTAGAAATGTCGGAGAAATGGGATTTCACTGGATTACATGTTGAATCGATTGAGCGAAAAGGATCAAAATTTACGACAGGTAAAAAGGTTGGAAGTTGTAAAAAATGCGATGGTGATGTAATTGATAAATCTACGTTTTACGGTTGTTCCAATTACAATACAACACAATGTGACTTTACCATCTCGAAGAAAATATTAAGTAAAACAATTTCGCAAAAGAATATGACAA
This region includes:
- the topB gene encoding DNA topoisomerase III; protein product: MKLIIAEKPDQGLALVSQFKYRRKDGYLEVEANELFPNGAYCTWAIGHLTQLCNPEHYHAEWKKWSLNTLPMIPERFQFEVTKSKYKQFNVVKQLLHNPGVTEIIHAGDAGREGELIVRNIINLCNVQKPMKRLWISSLTKQAIYQGFKNLLDEADTINTYYEAYTRSCADWVVGMNASRVFSILLKKKGMNDVFSAGRVQTPTLALIVKREKEIEDFKSEPFWEVFATFNIEGKKYDGKWEKDNESRLKDPDMANKIAAFCQGKPAEVKEMKTERKEFQPPLLFNLSALQATANKAFKFSPKKTLDITQALYQKGIVSYPRSDSNYVTQGEAATFPDILQKLSQFDEYKGLLPAPVESIMNNKRYVNEKKVTDHYAIIPTEQVTNPSKLSGDEKKIYDMIVRRLIAAHYEVAIFDYTTITTLVDERAAFISKGKQQIQEGWRKVIFQDDKDDETILPIVAEGDQGKVVKVKVKEGKTQPPKRYTEGQLITLMKTAGKYLENEELEKVLKKTEGLGTEATRAGIITMLKDRKYIDVQKNQVYATDKGKVLITAIGDKILASPEMTAKWEQRLAEIGEGTASPATFMEQTKKLSAKIIEDAVEMSEKWDFTGLHVESIERKGSKFTTGKKVGSCKKCDGDVIDKSTFYGCSNYNTTQCDFTISKKILSKTISQKNMTKLLKGEKTDLIKGFKKGEKTFDAKLEWKDNKINFVFEN
- a CDS encoding CPBP family intramembrane glutamic endopeptidase yields the protein MILHAKSFHNMDKVQRAKKGLQLFLSILFIISILLNVVIMITKSMPLIVVYMFTPAISSILTRIILREGFKDVSFSLDNLKIWKGIALALIIPMIICGITYSIAWFSGFARFQLPQGGMLEPIYNILGLQYLPIPLRFIFIVVLSGILGSLLNLIPVMGEEMGWRGYMLTRLVDAEFSHPILIGGLIWATWHVPIVIVGLYVEGTSVFHSVLGIYFCIVPFSYITAYLRLITGSVWPSVIIHTTWNAIIQGPFARATTGYQLEIWIGESGLITALIISITAIIVYRIIRFTKHV